The genomic window TGTAACCAAACACCGTCGGCATAGACTAGATTGACAGCCCAATAGCCCAAACCGCCTAGTAAGCCAATCATAAGAAAAAATAAGAACGAAGGTGCATTGGTATTAGGAGATACTTCCCCAATTTTAGGATTAATCTTATGAGCTATAACTAATAAAACATATAGTAAGACTAAAAAACCTAAATACCAGTAATGCGCATGTTGGTAATACGGTCCCCAAAATAAAGTTTTATAAAACTCTGTAAAACTTATCGGAACATAACGACTAGCAGGTGTTAAAAAGGCAATAATTGGTGCAATCAGCATTGAACCGAAAATCCAGGGAGCAATGATTACTTTAAACTTATCATTCCAAAAGTCGCTAGCGGTACGTTTAACCAGAGATTTGATGCCGAAATAACCGGAGATAAAGAACATAATTGGCATAATGAAATTATCGGCAAACACAACAAATAGGTCAAAAAATAAATTTTTCTGATGATCTACTACATACCACCATTCCGGTGCATAAACCATATAGGCAAGAGCACCGTGAAAGACAACCATTAGCATAATAATAAAAGAACGCAGGTTGTCCAAAAAATACATTCGTGAGTTAGACATAAAAAATCAACCTTTCTAAAAATAATAAATATAGAACTGTAGCAATCATAACAACTGCTTTATGTTTTTTATATAATGCAATTTTCATGCCAAAATTATAATTTAGTAAAAAGCCCAATACCATAAGACTTTTCACTCAATTATATCATTGGTTGAAGCTATTTATCGGTAAAATTTATCATAGAGTGGGGAATTTTTCCCCGCTCTATGATAAAAATGCTCAGTATTTTCTTGAATTTTTAGTTGCAACATACTGAAAGATTAGCATTTGTCATATTATTTATTTTGCGTTATAGTTAGGGCAGGAATGTTTAATAACGTTTGCTAAAAACTAAACAATAGGAGTAAAACGATGTTAAAGAAAAAAATCATAATTCTACTTATGGCGATGCTAACTTCAACTAGTGTTTTACAAGCTCAAACTTTGGATTTAGATACGGCTGTTGAAATGGCGCTTAATAATAATTTAAGTATTAAAATTGCCCAAAAGGATAAAGAAAAAGCGGAAATGGGCTTAAAAGGAACTAAGGCGGTATTGGATCCGACTGTAACTGTTAGTAGTAGTGCTTCAATCAGTGAAACAGATGATAAGGGTTCTAGTAGAAGTAATAAAAACAGTATCGCTTTAAGTATGCCACTTTATTCGGCTGGTAAAAATGAATTGAAAATTTCTAAAGCTAAAGACGATATTGTAAGTATGGATTTGGCACTATATCGTACGCGACAAAATATTAAATATGATACTACCACGGCATATTACAACGTGTTAGAGGCCCAAAAAATTGTAGCGGTTGATCAAGAAAGTGTTAATAATTATAAAGAACATCTTAACAATGTACAAAATCTTTATAATGCCGGAGCGATAGCTAAAGCTGATTTGTTGCGTAGTGAAGTTGAACTTGTTAATGCAGAACAAACATTAATAAAAGCTGAAAACTCTTATGAAATAACAGTAGCTAAACTACGAAATATTATTAAAAATAGTAGTACTGATAAACTTGAATTAACAGATGAGCTATTGCTGTCTGAGTTTACTCAGGACTTAGCAACTTGTAAAATTATTGCAAAAGAAAAAAGACCGGAAATAAACAAATTGAAAATAGCAATTACCCAAAGTGAAAAGGATATTAAAATAGCCAAAGCTGATAAAAATCCGGCCCTAAACTTATCAGTTGGCACTAATTGGGACAAAGCCTTTT from Negativicutes bacterium includes these protein-coding regions:
- a CDS encoding acyltransferase family protein, encoding MSNSRMYFLDNLRSFIIMLMVVFHGALAYMVYAPEWWYVVDHQKNLFFDLFVVFADNFIMPIMFFISGYFGIKSLVKRTASDFWNDKFKVIIAPWIFGSMLIAPIIAFLTPASRYVPISFTEFYKTLFWGPYYQHAHYWYLGFLVLLYVLLVIAHKINPKIGEVSPNTNAPSFLFFLMIGLLGGLGYWAVNLVYADGVWLHPLWLVVFQPTRVPLYLIYFAVGVYAHYKQWFSIGYSPSMKIWLPLFLLFGLAHLTNVFIVPTLGLSPENYKIIRALLHSFFCLSAIFGLISLFKAKFNLTNNFWYSLSISSYAIYYLHQLPILCSNWLVRPLEINVFLKYIIAMAIGVTFTYLVSRYLLIKIPCFGNTKKKLTQ
- a CDS encoding TolC family protein, with the translated sequence MLKKKIIILLMAMLTSTSVLQAQTLDLDTAVEMALNNNLSIKIAQKDKEKAEMGLKGTKAVLDPTVTVSSSASISETDDKGSSRSNKNSIALSMPLYSAGKNELKISKAKDDIVSMDLALYRTRQNIKYDTTTAYYNVLEAQKIVAVDQESVNNYKEHLNNVQNLYNAGAIAKADLLRSEVELVNAEQTLIKAENSYEITVAKLRNIIKNSSTDKLELTDELLLSEFTQDLATCKIIAKEKRPEINKLKIAITQSEKDIKIAKADKNPALNLSVGTNWDKAFLPSRDNNSWNAGVSASWNVFDSNITSAKIAQAEISVEQAKLELEKKSDEIDLEVTEAYLNLQEAQKRFKATGLAIKKAKEDFFIAKEKYKVGEGLLLDVIDSQLALSTAQQNNIQAQYDYVKYKAQLENAMGVEVV